In the genome of Drosophila subpulchrella strain 33 F10 #4 breed RU33 chromosome 2L, RU_Dsub_v1.1 Primary Assembly, whole genome shotgun sequence, one region contains:
- the LOC119548662 gene encoding uncharacterized protein LOC119548662 isoform X6: MNQVYFSRKNKDQGPCARVRKIRPINMGGNVEQRPWTPTVRIGRIAAETTNPGPATVQLPTLIGSKVPDSKKKAAPSYSFGHKLGGKYATSGPGPAQYNVTGMRAKGRDYPRAATLQSRPKELTRFSNPGPGEYDVVPAAKAVIDATPKYTFGQRPAALKTFQIPGPNHYQVVPLDVVKRRAPRYSFRIKVNVYFVNNPAPNSYCPEKVTQSKKNAPRYTFGRRTKIEHDQGTPAPGAYCPEKVKLNKTPEFSFGIKHHEQRPDYTPAPGTYKPEQVVQEHNPAYSFGLKTKHIQVSDTPAPGAYSPEKSRLHSTPAYSIAGKASQDVVDCTPAPGAYEPEKCVLSRTPAFSFGHRVDLAKSSDTPAPGTYNPEKVRMDHTPAFTLSGRPETRSVSETPAPGSYAPEKYRNDRTPAFTFGGKHEQRLESSTPAPGDYCPEKVRHDHNPAFSFAGRHELHKTSDTPAPGAYDTEKVRQDHNPAFTFAGRHDLQKPSETPAPGAYSPEKVRQDHNPAFSMAGKYIQKITSETPAPGDYCPEKVRLDHTPAYSFGVKNDPKVENNTPAPGDYHPEKVRQDHNPAYSFAGRHDLHKPSETPAPGAYSPEKVRQDHNPAFSMGGKYDQKIPNGTPAPGDYSPEKVRLDHTPAYSFGSKNDPKVENNTPAPGDYHPEKVRQDHNPAFTFAGRYDLQKPSETPAPGAYSPEKVRQDHNPAFSMAGKHIDKITNGTPAPGDYYPEKVRLDHTPAYTFGGKNDPKIENNTPAPGDYHPEKVRQDHNPAFTFAGRYDLQNPSDTPAPGAYSPEKVRQDHNPAFTMAGKHIDKITNGTPAPGDYSPEKVRLDHTPAYTFGGKNDPKIENHTPAPGDYHPEKVRQDHNPAFTFAGRYDLQKPSDTPAPGAYSPEKVRQDHNPAFTMGGKHIDKITNGTPAPGDYYPEKVRLDHTPAYTFGGKNDPKIENHTPAPGDYHPEKVRQDHTPAFTFAGRHDLHKPSETPAPGAYYPEKTRQDHNPAFSMAGKHIEKLTNGTPAPGDYCPEKVRLDHTPAYSFGSKNDPKVENNTPAPGDYHPEKVRQDHNPAFSVAGRHDLHKPSDTPAPGAYSPEKVRQDHNPAFSMAGKHIEKLTNGTPAPGDYYPEKVRLDHTPAYTFGGKNDPKIENHTPAPGDYHPEKVRQDHIPAFTFAGRHDLQKPSDTPAPGAYSPEKVRQDHNPAFSMAGKHIEKLTNGTPAPGDYYPEKVRLDHTPAYTFGGKNDPKIENNTPAPGDYHPEKVRQDHIPAFSFAGRHDLHKPSETPAPGAYSPEKVRQDHNPAFSMAGKHDPKISNDTPAPGDYSPEKCRLDHTPSYTFAGKNDPKIENHTPAPGDYHPEKVRQDHNPAFTFAGRHDLHKPSDTPAPGAYYPEKTRQDHNPAFSMTSRHIEKLTNGTPAPGDYCPEKVRLDHTPAYTFGSKNDPKVENNTPAPGDYHPEKVRQDHNPAFSFAGRHDLYKPCETPAPGDYSPEKVRQDHNPAFTMAGKHDPRVTNDTPAPGDYSPEKVRLDRAPAFSFGGKHDPKTEHHHPAPCDYAPERVRHDHTPAYTIAGRPAAEHVSQTPAPCDYHPEQCQVDSTPAFTFGMRLGRERISDTPAPSAYEPEKHSLHSTPAYSFGTKSDIRVTTDAPVRNNAECTTTTTNNAGGNSTTTTTTTTTTRTFVNGVEQPELLEKQTTKQVNGTHKELKSAPPAPLSNGHVKHSKIEAYTMQQVAHGQQESGDLKVVTSGKSDASATKAAAESHQRVVRTDGAIVTSGQSSRMQTVKYAVEASSVQEKIISS, translated from the exons ATGAACCAG gtATACTTTTCGAGAAAGAACAAGGATCAGGGACCCTGCGCCCGCGTCCGTAAGATTCGTCCAATAAACATGGGCGGCAATGTGGAGCAGCGTCCTTGGACTCCAACGGTCCGAATCGGTAGGATTGCAGCCGAAACTACCAATCCAGGTCCAGCCACCGTACAGCTTCCGACGTTGATCG GTAGCAAAGTTCCGGATTCGAAGAAGAAGGCTGCTCCCTCGTACTCCTTTGGTCACAAATTGGGCGGAAAGTATGCCACCTCTGGACCTGGTCCAGCGCAATACAATGTGACAGGTATGAGGGCGAAGGGTCGTGATTATCCCCGAGCAGCCACTCTGCAGAGTCGCCCCAAGGAACTGACCCGCTTCTCCAACCCCGGACCCGGCGAGTACGATGTGGTACCGGCTGCCAAGGCGGTGATCGATGCCACACCCAAATACACCTTTGGCCAACGACCGGCCGCCTTGAAGACCTTCCAGATTCCAG GTCCCAACCATTATCAAGTGGTGCCACTTGATGTCGTCAAGCGGCGAGCCCCACGATACTCCTTTCGCATTAAGGTTAACGTGTACTTTGTTAACAATCCAG CTCCGAATAGCTATTGCCCTGAAAAGGTCACGCAATCAAAAAAGAATGCGCCACGCTACACTTTCGGTAGACGAACTAAAATCGAACACGATCAGGGCACACCAG CTCCTGGCGCCTATTGTCCCGAAAAGGTGAAGCTCAACAAGACGCCGGAGTTCAGTTTTGGCATCAAACACCACGAACAGAGACCAGATTATACGCCAG CGCCGGGCACTTATAAACCCGAGCAGGTTGTCCAAGAACACAATCCCGCCTACAGCTTCGGCTTGAAAACCAAACACATTCAGGTCAGCGACACTCCAG CACCCGGCGCCTACAGCCCCGAAAAGTCGCGACTACACTCTACACCCGCTTACTCAATCGCAGGAAAGGCCTCCCAAGACGTTGTCGATTGTACTCCTG CCCCCGGAGCATACGAACCCGAGAAGTGCGTGCTGAGCAGGACGCCTGCCTTCAGCTTTGGCCACCGCGTGGACCTCGCCAAGTCCAGCGACACGCCCGCGCCGGGCACCTACAATCCCGAGAAGGTGCGGATGGACCACACGCCCGCCTTCACCCTCTCCGGACGCCCGGAAACGAGGTCCGTCAGCGAGACCCCGGCGCCCGGTTCGTATGCCCCGGAAAAGTACCGCAACGACCGAACGCCGGCCTTCACCTTCGGCGGTAAGCACGAGCAGCGACTCGAGAGCTCCACTCCGGCACCGGGCGACTACTGCCCCGAAAAAGTCCGGCACGATCACAATCCCGCTTTCTCATTCGCCGGTCGCCACGAATTGCACAAGACTAGCGACACTCCAGCACCCGGCGCCTATGATACGGAGAAAGTCCGGCAGGATCACAATCCCGCCTTCACCTTTGCCGGTCGTCATGATCTTCAGAAGCCCAGTGAAACTCCTGCCCCAGGTGCCTATTCCCCCGAGAAAGTTCGTCAAGACCACAATCCAGCTTTCTCCATGGCTGGAAAGTATATCCAGAAGATTACAAGCGAAACACCAGCTCCTGGTGACTACTGTCCCGAGAAGGTTAGATTAGATCACACTCCCGCCTATAGTTTTGGGGTGAAGAACGATCCGAAAGTAGAGAACAACACTCCAGCCCCTGGGGATTATCACCCCGAAAAGGTCAGGCAGGATCATAATCCTGCGTATTCCTTTGCTGGTCGCCACGACCTCCACAAACCCAGTGAGACTCCTGCTCCAGGAGCTTACTCTCCGGAGAAAGTAAGGCAAGATCACAATCCTGCTTTCTCGATGGGTGGAAAGTACGATCAGAAGATTCCTAATGGTACCCCTGCCCCAGGGGACTACAGTCCCGAAAAGGTTAGACTAGATCACACACCTGCTTATAGCTTTGGTAGTAAGAACGATCCGAAGGTGGAAAACAATACCCCCGCTCCAGGAGACTATCATCCTGAGAAGGTAAGGCAGGACCACAATCCCGCCTTCACCTTTGCTGGTCGGTATGATCTTCAAAAACCAAGTGAAACTCCTGCCCCCGGAGCCTATTCCCCCGAGAAGGTTCGGCAGGATCACAATCCTGCCTTTTCAATGGCTGGCAAACATATCGATAAGATAACAAATGGTACACCAGCTCCTGGTGACTACTATCCTGAAAAAGTTAGATTAGACCACACACCTGCCTACACTTTTGGTGGCAAAAACGATCCTAAAATAGAGAACAATACACCAGCTCCAGGTGATTATCATCCCGAGAAAGTTAGGCAAGATCACAATCCCGCCTTCACCTTTGCTGGTCGGTATGATCTTCAAAATCCTAGTGATACTCCTGCCCCTGGTGCCTATTCCCCCGAGAAAGTTCGTCAAGATCACAATCCTGCCTTTACAATGGCTGGCAAACATATCGATAAGATAACAAATGGTACACCAGCACCTGGTGACTACAGCCCAGAAAAAGTTCGATTAGATCACACACCTGCCTACACTTTTGGTGGCAAAAACGACCCCAAAATAGAAAACCATACCCCAGCTCCTGGTGACTATCATCCCGAGAAAGTTAGGCAAGATCACAATCCCGCCTTCACCTTTGCTGGTCGGTATGATCTTCAAAAACCCAGTGATACTCCTGCCCCTGGTGCCTATTCCCCCGAGAAGGTTCGTCAAGATCACAATCCTGCCTTTACAATGGGTGGCAAACATATCGATAAGATAACCAATGGTACACCAGCTCCTGGTGACTACTATCCTGAAAAAGTTAGATTAGACCACACACCTGCCTACACTTTTGGTGGCAAAAACGATCCCAAAATTGAAAACCATACTCCAGCTCCTGGTGACTATCATCCTGAGAAAGTTAGGCAAGATCACACTCCAGCCTTTACTTTCGCTGGCCGTCATGATCTTCACAAACCCAGCGAAACTCCCGCTCCAGGGGCCTACTACCCTGAAAAAACTAGACAGGATCATAATCCCGCCTTCTCAATGGCTGGCAAACACATCGAAAAGCTTACAAATGGCACTCCAGCTCCAGGAGATTACTGCCCAGAGAAGGTTCGCCTCGATCATACTCCAGCTTACAGCTTTGGTAGTAAGAACGATCCGAAGGTGGAGAACAATACCCCAGCTCCTGGGGACTATCATCCAGAAAAGGTTAGACAAGATCACAACCCCGCCTTCTCCGTCGCCGGACGTCATGATCTCCATAAACCAAGTGATACCCCCGCCCCTGGTGCCTATTCCCCCGAGAAAGTTCGCCAAGATCATAACCCAGCCTTTTCAATGGCTGGAAAACATATTGAAAAGCTTACAAATGGAACACCAGCTCCTGGTGACTACTATCCTGAAAAGGTTAGATTAGACCACACACCTGCCTACACTTTTGGTGGAAAAAACGATCCCAAAATTGAAAACCATACCCCAGCTCCAGGTGATTATCATCCTGAGAAAGTTAGGCAAGATCACATTCCAGCCTTTACTTTCGCTGGCCGTCATGATCTTCAAAAACCAAGTGATACCCCCGCCCCTGGTGCCTATTCACCCGAGAAAGTTCGCCAAGATCATAACCCAGCCTTTTCTATGGCTGGAAAACATATTGAAAAGCTTACAAATGGAACACCAGCTCCTGGTGACTACTATCCTGAAAAAGTAAGATTAGATCACACACCTGCCTACACTTTTGGTGGCAAAAACGATCCTAAAATAGAGAACAATACACCAGCTCCAGGTGATTATCATCCCGAGAAAGTTAGGCAAGATCACATTCCAGCCTTTTCTTTCGCTGGCCGTCATGATCTTCACAAACCCAGCGAAACTCCCGCTCCTGGAGCATATTCTCCGGAAAAAGTCCGACAAGATCATAACCCTGCATTCTCGATGGCTGGCAAACATGATCCTAAGATCTCTAATGATACTCCTGCCCCTGGTGACTATAGTCCCGAAAAGTGTCGTCTAGATCATACACCCTCCTATACGTTTGCTGGGAAAAATGATCCCAAAATAGAAAACCATACCCCAGCTCCTGGTGACTATCATCCTGAGAAAGTTAGGCAAGATCACAATCCAGCCTTTACTTTCGCTGGCCGTCATGATCTTCACAAACCCAGTGACACTCCCGCTCCAGGGGCCTACTATCCCGAAAAAACTAGACAGGATCATAATCCCGCCTTCTCAATGACTAGCAGACACATCGAAAAGCTTACAAATGGCACTCCAGCTCCTGGAGATTACTGCCCAGAGAAGGTTCGCTTAGATCATACTCCAGCTTATACCTTTGGTAGTAAGAACGATCCGAAGGTGGAAAACAATACCCCAGCTCCTGGGGACTATCATCCAGAGAAGGTTAGACAAGATCACAACCCCGCCTTTTCCTTCGCCGGACGTCATGATCTCTATAAGCCCTGTGAGACTCCCGCTCCGGGAGACTACTCTCCGGAGAAGGTTCGACAAGATCACAATCCAGCCTTTACAATGGCGGGAAAGCATGATCCTAGGGTCACCAATGACACGCCGGCACCTGGGGACTACAGCCCCGAGAAGGTGCGACTGGACCGAGCACCTGCATTCAGCTTTGGCGGCAAACATGACCCCAAAACGGAGCACCATCATCCTGCGCCATGCGACTACGCCCCCGAGAGAGTTCGCCACGACCATACACCCGCCTACACAATTGCAGGTCGTCCCGCCGCCGAGCACGTGAGCCAGACCCCGGCTCCCTGTGACTACCATCCGGAGCAGTGCCAGGTGGACAGCACGCCGGCGTTCACCTTTGGCATGCGACTGGGAAGGGAACGCATCTCGGACACGCCAG CACCCTCTGCTTATGAGCCGGAGAAGCACTCACTGCACTCCACACCCGCCTACAGCTTTGGCACCAAGTCGGACATCCGCGTGACCACCGATGCCCCAG TACGCAACAATGCGGAATGCACCACCACAACCACCAACAATGCTGGTGGCAACAGCACCACAACTaccaccacaaccaccaccactAGAACCTTTGTCAATGGAGTGGAGCAGCCGGAGTTGTTGGAAAAACAGACCACCAAGCAGGTGAATGGCACCCACAAAGAGCTTAAGTCCGCACCACCGGCACCACTGAGCAATGGCCATGTGAAGCACTCGAAGATCGAGGCCTACACGATGCAGCAGGTGGCCCACGGGCAGCAGGAGAGTGGTGACCTGAAAGTGGTGACCAGTGGTAAGTCGGATGCCAGTGCCACCAAGGCGGCGGCCGAGAGCCACCAGAGGGTGGTGCGTACAGATGGGGCCATCGTGACCAGCGGCCAATCCTCGAGGATGCAGACGGTCAAGTACGCTGTGGAGGCCAGCAGCGTGCAGGAGAAGATTATCAG CTCCTAA
- the LOC119548662 gene encoding uncharacterized protein LOC119548662 isoform X8, whose product MPVVSSRPNHYQVVPLDVVKRRAPRYSFRIKVNVYFVNNPAPNSYCPEKVTQSKKNAPRYTFGRRTKIEHDQGTPAPGAYCPEKVKLNKTPEFSFGIKHHEQRPDYTPAPGTYKPEQVVQEHNPAYSFGLKTKHIQVSDTPAPGAYSPEKSRLHSTPAYSIAGKASQDVVDCTPAPGAYEPEKCVLSRTPAFSFGHRVDLAKSSDTPAPGTYNPEKVRMDHTPAFTLSGRPETRSVSETPAPGSYAPEKYRNDRTPAFTFGGKHEQRLESSTPAPGDYCPEKVRHDHNPAFSFAGRHELHKTSDTPAPGAYDTEKVRQDHNPAFTFAGRHDLQKPSETPAPGAYSPEKVRQDHNPAFSMAGKYIQKITSETPAPGDYCPEKVRLDHTPAYSFGVKNDPKVENNTPAPGDYHPEKVRQDHNPAYSFAGRHDLHKPSETPAPGAYSPEKVRQDHNPAFSMGGKYDQKIPNGTPAPGDYSPEKVRLDHTPAYSFGSKNDPKVENNTPAPGDYHPEKVRQDHNPAFTFAGRYDLQKPSETPAPGAYSPEKVRQDHNPAFSMAGKHIDKITNGTPAPGDYYPEKVRLDHTPAYTFGGKNDPKIENNTPAPGDYHPEKVRQDHNPAFTFAGRYDLQNPSDTPAPGAYSPEKVRQDHNPAFTMAGKHIDKITNGTPAPGDYSPEKVRLDHTPAYTFGGKNDPKIENHTPAPGDYHPEKVRQDHNPAFTFAGRYDLQKPSDTPAPGAYSPEKVRQDHNPAFTMGGKHIDKITNGTPAPGDYYPEKVRLDHTPAYTFGGKNDPKIENHTPAPGDYHPEKVRQDHTPAFTFAGRHDLHKPSETPAPGAYYPEKTRQDHNPAFSMAGKHIEKLTNGTPAPGDYCPEKVRLDHTPAYSFGSKNDPKVENNTPAPGDYHPEKVRQDHNPAFSVAGRHDLHKPSDTPAPGAYSPEKVRQDHNPAFSMAGKHIEKLTNGTPAPGDYYPEKVRLDHTPAYTFGGKNDPKIENHTPAPGDYHPEKVRQDHIPAFTFAGRHDLQKPSDTPAPGAYSPEKVRQDHNPAFSMAGKHIEKLTNGTPAPGDYYPEKVRLDHTPAYTFGGKNDPKIENNTPAPGDYHPEKVRQDHIPAFSFAGRHDLHKPSETPAPGAYSPEKVRQDHNPAFSMAGKHDPKISNDTPAPGDYSPEKCRLDHTPSYTFAGKNDPKIENHTPAPGDYHPEKVRQDHNPAFTFAGRHDLHKPSDTPAPGAYYPEKTRQDHNPAFSMTSRHIEKLTNGTPAPGDYCPEKVRLDHTPAYTFGSKNDPKVENNTPAPGDYHPEKVRQDHNPAFSFAGRHDLYKPCETPAPGDYSPEKVRQDHNPAFTMAGKHDPRVTNDTPAPGDYSPEKVRLDRAPAFSFGGKHDPKTEHHHPAPCDYAPERVRHDHTPAYTIAGRPAAEHVSQTPAPCDYHPEQCQVDSTPAFTFGMRLGRERISDTPAPSAYEPEKHSLHSTPAYSFGTKSDIRVTTDAPAPGHYHPEQCKLDSSPAYSFGLKTVPTASLPEPRGVYIEDRIVQRRERRLASPVRNNAECTTTTTNNAGGNSTTTTTTTTTTRTFVNGVEQPELLEKQTTKQVNGTHKELKSAPPAPLSNGHVKHSKIEAYTMQQVAHGQQESGDLKVVTSGKSDASATKAAAESHQRVVRTDGAIVTSGQSSRMQTVKYAVEASSVQEKIISS is encoded by the exons ATGCCAGTCGTATCTTCGC GTCCCAACCATTATCAAGTGGTGCCACTTGATGTCGTCAAGCGGCGAGCCCCACGATACTCCTTTCGCATTAAGGTTAACGTGTACTTTGTTAACAATCCAG CTCCGAATAGCTATTGCCCTGAAAAGGTCACGCAATCAAAAAAGAATGCGCCACGCTACACTTTCGGTAGACGAACTAAAATCGAACACGATCAGGGCACACCAG CTCCTGGCGCCTATTGTCCCGAAAAGGTGAAGCTCAACAAGACGCCGGAGTTCAGTTTTGGCATCAAACACCACGAACAGAGACCAGATTATACGCCAG CGCCGGGCACTTATAAACCCGAGCAGGTTGTCCAAGAACACAATCCCGCCTACAGCTTCGGCTTGAAAACCAAACACATTCAGGTCAGCGACACTCCAG CACCCGGCGCCTACAGCCCCGAAAAGTCGCGACTACACTCTACACCCGCTTACTCAATCGCAGGAAAGGCCTCCCAAGACGTTGTCGATTGTACTCCTG CCCCCGGAGCATACGAACCCGAGAAGTGCGTGCTGAGCAGGACGCCTGCCTTCAGCTTTGGCCACCGCGTGGACCTCGCCAAGTCCAGCGACACGCCCGCGCCGGGCACCTACAATCCCGAGAAGGTGCGGATGGACCACACGCCCGCCTTCACCCTCTCCGGACGCCCGGAAACGAGGTCCGTCAGCGAGACCCCGGCGCCCGGTTCGTATGCCCCGGAAAAGTACCGCAACGACCGAACGCCGGCCTTCACCTTCGGCGGTAAGCACGAGCAGCGACTCGAGAGCTCCACTCCGGCACCGGGCGACTACTGCCCCGAAAAAGTCCGGCACGATCACAATCCCGCTTTCTCATTCGCCGGTCGCCACGAATTGCACAAGACTAGCGACACTCCAGCACCCGGCGCCTATGATACGGAGAAAGTCCGGCAGGATCACAATCCCGCCTTCACCTTTGCCGGTCGTCATGATCTTCAGAAGCCCAGTGAAACTCCTGCCCCAGGTGCCTATTCCCCCGAGAAAGTTCGTCAAGACCACAATCCAGCTTTCTCCATGGCTGGAAAGTATATCCAGAAGATTACAAGCGAAACACCAGCTCCTGGTGACTACTGTCCCGAGAAGGTTAGATTAGATCACACTCCCGCCTATAGTTTTGGGGTGAAGAACGATCCGAAAGTAGAGAACAACACTCCAGCCCCTGGGGATTATCACCCCGAAAAGGTCAGGCAGGATCATAATCCTGCGTATTCCTTTGCTGGTCGCCACGACCTCCACAAACCCAGTGAGACTCCTGCTCCAGGAGCTTACTCTCCGGAGAAAGTAAGGCAAGATCACAATCCTGCTTTCTCGATGGGTGGAAAGTACGATCAGAAGATTCCTAATGGTACCCCTGCCCCAGGGGACTACAGTCCCGAAAAGGTTAGACTAGATCACACACCTGCTTATAGCTTTGGTAGTAAGAACGATCCGAAGGTGGAAAACAATACCCCCGCTCCAGGAGACTATCATCCTGAGAAGGTAAGGCAGGACCACAATCCCGCCTTCACCTTTGCTGGTCGGTATGATCTTCAAAAACCAAGTGAAACTCCTGCCCCCGGAGCCTATTCCCCCGAGAAGGTTCGGCAGGATCACAATCCTGCCTTTTCAATGGCTGGCAAACATATCGATAAGATAACAAATGGTACACCAGCTCCTGGTGACTACTATCCTGAAAAAGTTAGATTAGACCACACACCTGCCTACACTTTTGGTGGCAAAAACGATCCTAAAATAGAGAACAATACACCAGCTCCAGGTGATTATCATCCCGAGAAAGTTAGGCAAGATCACAATCCCGCCTTCACCTTTGCTGGTCGGTATGATCTTCAAAATCCTAGTGATACTCCTGCCCCTGGTGCCTATTCCCCCGAGAAAGTTCGTCAAGATCACAATCCTGCCTTTACAATGGCTGGCAAACATATCGATAAGATAACAAATGGTACACCAGCACCTGGTGACTACAGCCCAGAAAAAGTTCGATTAGATCACACACCTGCCTACACTTTTGGTGGCAAAAACGACCCCAAAATAGAAAACCATACCCCAGCTCCTGGTGACTATCATCCCGAGAAAGTTAGGCAAGATCACAATCCCGCCTTCACCTTTGCTGGTCGGTATGATCTTCAAAAACCCAGTGATACTCCTGCCCCTGGTGCCTATTCCCCCGAGAAGGTTCGTCAAGATCACAATCCTGCCTTTACAATGGGTGGCAAACATATCGATAAGATAACCAATGGTACACCAGCTCCTGGTGACTACTATCCTGAAAAAGTTAGATTAGACCACACACCTGCCTACACTTTTGGTGGCAAAAACGATCCCAAAATTGAAAACCATACTCCAGCTCCTGGTGACTATCATCCTGAGAAAGTTAGGCAAGATCACACTCCAGCCTTTACTTTCGCTGGCCGTCATGATCTTCACAAACCCAGCGAAACTCCCGCTCCAGGGGCCTACTACCCTGAAAAAACTAGACAGGATCATAATCCCGCCTTCTCAATGGCTGGCAAACACATCGAAAAGCTTACAAATGGCACTCCAGCTCCAGGAGATTACTGCCCAGAGAAGGTTCGCCTCGATCATACTCCAGCTTACAGCTTTGGTAGTAAGAACGATCCGAAGGTGGAGAACAATACCCCAGCTCCTGGGGACTATCATCCAGAAAAGGTTAGACAAGATCACAACCCCGCCTTCTCCGTCGCCGGACGTCATGATCTCCATAAACCAAGTGATACCCCCGCCCCTGGTGCCTATTCCCCCGAGAAAGTTCGCCAAGATCATAACCCAGCCTTTTCAATGGCTGGAAAACATATTGAAAAGCTTACAAATGGAACACCAGCTCCTGGTGACTACTATCCTGAAAAGGTTAGATTAGACCACACACCTGCCTACACTTTTGGTGGAAAAAACGATCCCAAAATTGAAAACCATACCCCAGCTCCAGGTGATTATCATCCTGAGAAAGTTAGGCAAGATCACATTCCAGCCTTTACTTTCGCTGGCCGTCATGATCTTCAAAAACCAAGTGATACCCCCGCCCCTGGTGCCTATTCACCCGAGAAAGTTCGCCAAGATCATAACCCAGCCTTTTCTATGGCTGGAAAACATATTGAAAAGCTTACAAATGGAACACCAGCTCCTGGTGACTACTATCCTGAAAAAGTAAGATTAGATCACACACCTGCCTACACTTTTGGTGGCAAAAACGATCCTAAAATAGAGAACAATACACCAGCTCCAGGTGATTATCATCCCGAGAAAGTTAGGCAAGATCACATTCCAGCCTTTTCTTTCGCTGGCCGTCATGATCTTCACAAACCCAGCGAAACTCCCGCTCCTGGAGCATATTCTCCGGAAAAAGTCCGACAAGATCATAACCCTGCATTCTCGATGGCTGGCAAACATGATCCTAAGATCTCTAATGATACTCCTGCCCCTGGTGACTATAGTCCCGAAAAGTGTCGTCTAGATCATACACCCTCCTATACGTTTGCTGGGAAAAATGATCCCAAAATAGAAAACCATACCCCAGCTCCTGGTGACTATCATCCTGAGAAAGTTAGGCAAGATCACAATCCAGCCTTTACTTTCGCTGGCCGTCATGATCTTCACAAACCCAGTGACACTCCCGCTCCAGGGGCCTACTATCCCGAAAAAACTAGACAGGATCATAATCCCGCCTTCTCAATGACTAGCAGACACATCGAAAAGCTTACAAATGGCACTCCAGCTCCTGGAGATTACTGCCCAGAGAAGGTTCGCTTAGATCATACTCCAGCTTATACCTTTGGTAGTAAGAACGATCCGAAGGTGGAAAACAATACCCCAGCTCCTGGGGACTATCATCCAGAGAAGGTTAGACAAGATCACAACCCCGCCTTTTCCTTCGCCGGACGTCATGATCTCTATAAGCCCTGTGAGACTCCCGCTCCGGGAGACTACTCTCCGGAGAAGGTTCGACAAGATCACAATCCAGCCTTTACAATGGCGGGAAAGCATGATCCTAGGGTCACCAATGACACGCCGGCACCTGGGGACTACAGCCCCGAGAAGGTGCGACTGGACCGAGCACCTGCATTCAGCTTTGGCGGCAAACATGACCCCAAAACGGAGCACCATCATCCTGCGCCATGCGACTACGCCCCCGAGAGAGTTCGCCACGACCATACACCCGCCTACACAATTGCAGGTCGTCCCGCCGCCGAGCACGTGAGCCAGACCCCGGCTCCCTGTGACTACCATCCGGAGCAGTGCCAGGTGGACAGCACGCCGGCGTTCACCTTTGGCATGCGACTGGGAAGGGAACGCATCTCGGACACGCCAG CACCCTCTGCTTATGAGCCGGAGAAGCACTCACTGCACTCCACACCCGCCTACAGCTTTGGCACCAAGTCGGACATCCGCGTGACCACCGATGCCCCAG CCCCCGGTCACTATCATCCCGAGCAGTGCAAGCTGGATAGCTCGCCAGCCTATAGTTTTGGCCTAAAGACAGTGCCAACTGCTTCGCTTCCAG AACCCAGGGGCGTCTACATCGAAGATCGCATTGTCCAAAGACGCGAACGCCGCCTGGCCAGTCCCG TACGCAACAATGCGGAATGCACCACCACAACCACCAACAATGCTGGTGGCAACAGCACCACAACTaccaccacaaccaccaccactAGAACCTTTGTCAATGGAGTGGAGCAGCCGGAGTTGTTGGAAAAACAGACCACCAAGCAGGTGAATGGCACCCACAAAGAGCTTAAGTCCGCACCACCGGCACCACTGAGCAATGGCCATGTGAAGCACTCGAAGATCGAGGCCTACACGATGCAGCAGGTGGCCCACGGGCAGCAGGAGAGTGGTGACCTGAAAGTGGTGACCAGTGGTAAGTCGGATGCCAGTGCCACCAAGGCGGCGGCCGAGAGCCACCAGAGGGTGGTGCGTACAGATGGGGCCATCGTGACCAGCGGCCAATCCTCGAGGATGCAGACGGTCAAGTACGCTGTGGAGGCCAGCAGCGTGCAGGAGAAGATTATCAG CTCCTAA